The Chryseobacterium sp. 52 genome includes a region encoding these proteins:
- the rpoB gene encoding DNA-directed RNA polymerase subunit beta, with the protein MSKTTATTRGNQRINFSSAKGKIITPDFLDIQLESFRDFFQLDTLPEDRTDEGLYRTFQENFPITDSRNQFVLEFLDYLVDSPRYSINECVERGLTYSVPLKARLKLYCTDPEHEDFQTVVQDVYLGPVPYMTPSGSFIINGAERVIVTQLHRSPGVFFGQTYHANGTKLYYSRIIPFKGSWMEFTTDINSVMYAYIDRKKKLPLTTLLRAIGYESDKDILQIFDLAEEVKVSKAALKKVEGRTLAARVLNTWFEDFVDEDTGEVVSIERNEIILDRETILEKEHLDLILDAGVKSILIHKENANEFSIIQNTLQKDPTNSEKEAVEYIYRQLRNADPPDEETARGIIEKLFFSEQRYSLGEVGRYRLNKKLGLNIPTTTEVLTKEDIIAIVRHLIELVNSKAEVDDIDHLSNRRIKTVGEQLAGQFGVGLSRIARTIKERMNVRDNEIFTPLDLVNAKTLTSVINSFFGTNQLSQFMDQTNPLSEITHKRRLSALGPGGLSRERAGFEVRDVHHTHYGRICPIETPEGPNIGLISSLGIYAKINTLGFIETPYRKVENSKVDLNADPIYLNAEDEEDKVIAQANVDLNDGGEFLTDRIIARLDGDYPVVEPSQVNLIDVAPNQISGISASLIPFLEHDDANRALMGSNMMRQAVPLLKPQAPIVGTGLEQQVAKDSRILINAEGTGTVEYVDADMITIKYERSDDEDLVQFESATKTYKLTKFRKTNQSTTITLRPNVRVGETVQKGQVLCDGYATENGELALGRNLVVAFMPWKGYNFEDAIVINEKVVREDWFTSIHVDEYSLEVRDTKLGMEELTADIPNVSEEATKDLDENGMIRIGAEVKPGDIMIGKITPKGESDPTPEEKLLRAIFGDKAGDVKDASLKADSSLRGVVINKKLFSRNIKDKKKRTEEKLKLEEIENTYKAKFDELRNTLIEKLNTLVGGKTSQGVTNDLDEEIIGKGVKFTHKLLTSVEDYVNVSGADWTVDNEKNELIKQLIHNYKIKFNDIQGVKNREKFAISIGDELPAGIMKLAKVYIAKKRKLNVGDKMAGRHGNKGIVSRIVREEDMPFLEDGTPVDIVLNPLGVPSRMNIGQIYETVLGWAGQKLGMTFATPIFDGATLDQITEYTEKAGLPKFGNTHLYDGGTGERFTQPATVGIIYMLKLGHMVDDKMHARSIGPYSLITQQPLGGKAQFGGQRFGEMEVWALEAFGASNILREILTVKSDDVIGRAKTYEAIAKGESMPEPGIPESFNVLLHELQGLGLDVRLEE; encoded by the coding sequence ATGAGTAAAACAACAGCAACTACAAGGGGGAATCAGAGAATTAACTTCTCATCAGCTAAAGGAAAAATTATCACTCCTGACTTCCTGGACATCCAGTTAGAGTCTTTCAGAGATTTTTTCCAGCTTGATACCCTTCCAGAAGACAGAACAGACGAAGGTTTATACAGAACCTTCCAGGAAAATTTCCCAATTACAGATTCTAGAAATCAGTTCGTATTGGAATTCCTTGATTATCTGGTAGATTCTCCACGTTATTCAATTAACGAGTGTGTGGAAAGAGGATTGACGTATTCAGTTCCTCTTAAAGCAAGACTTAAATTGTATTGTACAGACCCTGAGCACGAAGATTTCCAAACGGTAGTTCAGGATGTGTATTTAGGCCCGGTTCCTTATATGACGCCTAGTGGATCTTTCATCATCAACGGTGCTGAGAGAGTTATCGTTACGCAGCTTCACCGTTCACCTGGTGTATTCTTCGGACAGACTTACCACGCAAACGGAACTAAACTGTACTATTCAAGAATTATCCCTTTCAAAGGATCTTGGATGGAATTTACAACAGATATCAACAGCGTAATGTATGCGTATATCGACCGTAAGAAAAAGTTACCATTAACTACCCTGTTAAGAGCAATCGGTTATGAGTCTGATAAGGACATCCTTCAGATCTTCGACCTTGCTGAAGAAGTGAAAGTTTCTAAAGCTGCCCTTAAAAAAGTAGAAGGAAGAACATTGGCTGCGAGAGTATTGAACACCTGGTTCGAAGATTTCGTAGACGAAGATACAGGTGAAGTAGTTTCTATCGAAAGAAACGAAATTATCCTGGATAGAGAAACTATTCTTGAAAAAGAACACTTAGATCTTATTCTTGATGCAGGTGTGAAATCAATCTTGATTCACAAAGAAAATGCAAATGAATTCTCTATCATCCAGAATACATTACAGAAAGACCCTACGAACTCTGAAAAAGAAGCAGTAGAGTACATCTACCGTCAGTTAAGAAATGCAGATCCACCCGATGAGGAAACAGCAAGAGGAATTATTGAAAAATTATTCTTCTCTGAGCAGAGATACTCATTAGGAGAAGTAGGACGTTACAGACTAAACAAAAAGTTAGGTCTTAATATCCCTACAACTACGGAAGTTCTTACAAAAGAAGATATTATCGCTATTGTAAGACACTTGATCGAGCTTGTAAACTCTAAAGCTGAGGTGGATGATATTGACCACTTATCAAACAGAAGAATCAAGACTGTTGGAGAGCAGTTGGCAGGACAGTTTGGGGTAGGTCTTTCAAGAATTGCGAGAACAATTAAGGAAAGAATGAACGTTAGAGATAACGAAATATTTACTCCTCTTGATCTTGTAAATGCTAAAACATTAACATCAGTAATTAACTCGTTCTTCGGTACCAACCAGCTTTCTCAGTTTATGGACCAGACCAACCCGCTATCAGAAATCACGCACAAGCGTAGACTTTCTGCACTAGGGCCTGGTGGTTTATCAAGAGAAAGAGCAGGTTTCGAGGTTCGTGACGTTCACCATACCCACTACGGAAGAATTTGTCCGATAGAAACTCCTGAAGGACCAAACATTGGTTTGATTTCTTCATTAGGTATCTATGCTAAAATCAATACTTTAGGTTTCATTGAAACTCCATATAGAAAAGTAGAAAACAGTAAGGTAGACCTTAATGCAGACCCTATTTATCTTAATGCAGAAGACGAAGAAGATAAAGTAATTGCTCAGGCTAACGTTGACTTGAATGATGGCGGAGAATTCTTAACAGACAGAATTATTGCAAGATTGGATGGTGACTACCCTGTAGTTGAACCATCTCAGGTTAACCTTATCGACGTTGCTCCAAACCAGATCTCTGGTATTTCAGCTTCATTGATTCCGTTCCTTGAGCATGATGATGCGAACCGTGCATTGATGGGATCAAACATGATGCGTCAGGCAGTTCCTCTATTGAAGCCACAAGCTCCAATCGTAGGTACAGGTCTGGAACAGCAGGTAGCTAAAGATTCAAGAATCTTAATCAATGCTGAAGGTACAGGTACTGTAGAATATGTAGATGCTGATATGATCACCATCAAATATGAAAGAAGCGATGACGAAGATTTAGTACAATTTGAGTCTGCGACTAAAACATATAAACTAACTAAGTTCAGAAAAACCAACCAGAGTACGACCATTACCCTAAGACCAAACGTAAGAGTAGGTGAAACGGTACAGAAAGGACAGGTACTTTGCGACGGTTATGCTACTGAAAACGGAGAATTGGCTCTTGGTAGAAACTTAGTGGTAGCGTTCATGCCTTGGAAAGGATACAACTTTGAGGATGCAATCGTAATCAACGAAAAAGTGGTACGTGAAGACTGGTTTACTTCAATCCACGTAGATGAATATTCTCTTGAAGTTCGTGATACCAAACTAGGTATGGAAGAATTAACAGCAGATATTCCTAACGTTTCTGAAGAAGCTACTAAAGATCTTGACGAGAACGGAATGATCAGAATTGGTGCTGAAGTGAAGCCTGGAGACATTATGATCGGTAAGATCACTCCAAAAGGTGAATCAGACCCAACTCCGGAAGAAAAACTTCTTAGAGCAATCTTTGGTGACAAAGCCGGTGATGTTAAGGATGCTTCATTGAAAGCTGACTCTTCATTAAGAGGTGTTGTAATCAACAAAAAATTGTTCTCCAGAAACATTAAAGATAAAAAGAAGAGAACTGAAGAAAAACTTAAACTTGAAGAAATTGAAAACACTTACAAGGCTAAGTTTGATGAGTTAAGAAACACTTTAATTGAAAAATTAAATACACTGGTAGGTGGTAAAACTTCTCAGGGAGTTACCAACGACCTTGATGAGGAAATCATCGGTAAAGGTGTGAAATTCACTCATAAATTATTGACTTCAGTTGAAGATTATGTAAACGTAAGCGGTGCAGATTGGACAGTAGATAATGAGAAGAATGAATTGATCAAACAATTGATTCACAACTATAAAATCAAGTTCAACGATATCCAGGGAGTTAAAAACCGTGAGAAATTCGCTATTTCTATCGGAGATGAGCTTCCGGCTGGTATCATGAAACTGGCTAAAGTATATATCGCTAAGAAACGTAAGTTGAATGTAGGGGATAAAATGGCAGGACGTCACGGTAACAAAGGTATCGTTTCAAGAATCGTTCGTGAAGAAGATATGCCATTCCTTGAAGACGGAACACCGGTAGATATCGTATTGAATCCACTTGGGGTACCTTCTCGTATGAACATCGGACAGATCTATGAAACAGTTCTTGGATGGGCTGGTCAGAAATTAGGAATGACGTTCGCTACACCAATCTTTGACGGGGCAACTCTTGATCAGATTACGGAGTACACAGAGAAAGCAGGTCTTCCTAAATTCGGAAACACTCACCTTTATGATGGTGGTACCGGAGAAAGATTTACGCAGCCAGCTACTGTAGGTATTATCTACATGCTGAAACTGGGGCACATGGTTGATGATAAAATGCACGCACGTTCTATTGGTCCTTACTCATTGATTACTCAGCAGCCGTTAGGAGGTAAAGCTCAGTTCGGAGGTCAGAGATTCGGAGAGATGGAGGTTTGGGCTCTTGAAGCATTTGGAGCATCTAACATCTTGAGAGAGATCTTGACAGTGAAGTCTGATGACGTGATTGGTAGAGCAAAAACTTATGAAGCTATTGCAAAAGGTGAATCGATGCCTGAACCAGGTATTCCGGAATCATTCAATGTATTACTTCACGAGTTACAAGGACTTGGACTTGATGTAAGACTTGAAGAATAA
- a CDS encoding c-type cytochrome, whose amino-acid sequence MKKILYILSSAALLTACDSRTYEEISDNTPITVLVKYNAEVKTIVDNNCMNCHGAGSFKPLVTYTDVKSNIDGIIDRIQRGNGDPQKMPQGGSLSQTQINTFIKWKADGLTEN is encoded by the coding sequence ATGAAGAAAATACTATACATATTGTCATCAGCTGCTCTGTTAACTGCTTGTGACAGCAGAACCTATGAGGAAATCTCAGACAATACCCCTATTACGGTACTTGTCAAATACAATGCTGAGGTAAAAACAATTGTTGATAACAACTGCATGAACTGCCACGGCGCAGGAAGTTTTAAACCTTTGGTCACTTACACCGATGTTAAAAGTAACATTGACGGGATCATAGACAGAATACAAAGAGGTAACGGAGATCCCCAAAAAATGCCACAGGGAGGCTCTTTATCACAAACCCAGATCAACACCTTCATAAAATGGAAAGCCGATGGGCTTACTGAAAATTAA
- a CDS encoding YceI family protein, whose translation MRRLLVMSAVLFFAGFASAQKYSSKTGSVTFEASVPLFEDVYAKDGNNIVVLNADTGEMASVSAVKNFHFKVKLMEEHFNESYAETAKYPKATFKGKIAGFDKTKLTASPQKYTVQGTLNFHGVDKAVSSVASIYSKDGKIYMQGAFMAKPVDYSVTIPKMVTKKVAENVNVEYNYVMTKQ comes from the coding sequence ATGAGAAGATTACTAGTAATGAGTGCAGTGCTTTTTTTTGCAGGCTTTGCTTCAGCTCAGAAATATAGCTCCAAAACAGGCAGTGTGACCTTTGAAGCATCCGTGCCCCTGTTTGAAGATGTATACGCCAAAGATGGCAATAATATTGTCGTATTGAATGCTGATACCGGAGAAATGGCTTCCGTTTCTGCCGTGAAAAACTTTCATTTTAAAGTGAAATTAATGGAAGAACATTTTAACGAAAGTTATGCAGAGACCGCAAAATATCCAAAGGCAACATTCAAAGGGAAGATCGCCGGTTTTGATAAAACAAAACTTACCGCTTCCCCACAGAAATATACCGTTCAGGGAACTCTGAATTTTCATGGAGTAGATAAGGCCGTTTCCTCTGTAGCTTCTATTTATTCCAAAGACGGAAAGATCTATATGCAGGGAGCCTTTATGGCAAAACCGGTAGATTACAGCGTAACGATCCCGAAAATGGTAACCAAAAAGGTAGCTGAAAATGTCAATGTGGAATATAATTATGTAATGACAAAACAATGA
- a CDS encoding DUF5777 family beta-barrel protein has protein sequence MTKTFFFLSVLASGLVSAQEDLLKDIDTLKTNSEVSQPAFKALQIVTGQSTKLTAKNEWYIVIAHRFGDISTGFKNFFGLDDASTKLGVIYGVTDAVSVSLSRETNMKTFEGAVKYRLVRQTDDFPADIVGYNVMGLNTDLDKDNYPYLKFGDRLSYLTQALISRRFNDKFSLQLTPSYIHKNLYDPAIEDKNQFLAGLGGRYKISKRISLNAEYFVNFDNHSFYKNPLSLGVDIETGGHVFQLLFTNSQINSDIGYLSNAVGKWGKGQIFFGFNLYRVF, from the coding sequence ATGACAAAAACTTTCTTTTTTTTGTCGGTATTGGCTTCAGGTCTTGTCTCAGCACAGGAAGATCTGTTGAAAGATATTGACACACTCAAAACCAATTCAGAAGTTTCACAGCCGGCATTTAAAGCCTTGCAGATCGTTACGGGACAATCTACGAAACTCACTGCTAAAAACGAATGGTACATCGTCATAGCGCACCGTTTCGGAGACATCAGTACAGGATTCAAAAACTTTTTCGGTCTGGATGATGCCTCTACGAAACTGGGTGTGATTTATGGCGTTACAGATGCAGTGTCAGTCAGCCTTTCCAGAGAAACGAATATGAAAACATTCGAAGGCGCTGTAAAGTATCGCCTGGTTAGGCAGACAGATGATTTTCCGGCGGATATTGTGGGCTATAATGTAATGGGGCTCAATACAGATTTGGATAAAGATAATTATCCCTATCTTAAATTCGGCGACAGGCTTTCCTATCTTACCCAGGCTTTGATTTCAAGAAGATTTAATGATAAATTTTCATTACAGCTTACCCCTTCATACATTCATAAAAATCTTTATGATCCGGCTATTGAAGATAAAAATCAGTTTCTGGCCGGATTAGGTGGCCGGTATAAAATTTCCAAAAGAATTTCTCTCAATGCAGAATATTTTGTGAATTTTGACAATCACAGTTTTTATAAAAATCCTTTGTCTTTAGGGGTAGATATAGAAACCGGGGGACATGTTTTCCAGCTTTTATTCACAAATTCCCAGATCAATTCAGATATAGGATACCTCTCCAATGCTGTAGGAAAATGGGGAAAGGGCCAGATTTTCTTTGGGTTTAACCTTTATAGAGTTTTTTAA
- the rpoC gene encoding DNA-directed RNA polymerase subunit beta', translating to MSNKNKSSRFNKITIGLASPESILQESRGEVLKPETINYRTHKPERDGLFCEKIFGPVKDYECACGKYKRIRYKGIVCDRCGVEVTEKKVRRERIGHIGLVVPIAHIWYFRSLPNKIGYLLGIPSKKLDMIIYYERYVVIQQGIAKKLDGSDFDNMEFLTEEEYLDIMETLPVENQYLDDSDPNKFIARMGAEAVEDLLKRINLDALSFDLRHKAHNEGSKQRRTEALKRLNVVEALRGANTRMINRPEWMIMRVLPVIPPELRPLVPLDGGRFATSDLNDLYRRVIIRNNRLKRLLEIKAPEVILRNEKRMLQESVDSLFDNTRKSSAVKSESNRPLKSLSDSLKGKQGRFRQNLLGKRVDYSARSVIVVGPNLQLHECGIPKDMAAELYKPFIIRKLIERGIVKTVKSAKRIIDRKEPVVYDILENVMKGHPVLLNRAPTLHRLGIQAFQPKMIEGKAIQLHPLVTTAFNADFDGDQMAVHLPLGPEAILEAQLLMLGSQNILNPANGSPITVPSQDMVLGLYFMTKELSSTEDMKVKGEGLAFYSPEEAEIAYAEGRVSLNAKVRCRLPVKEDGEIVTRLIETSLGRILFNQIVPKQSGYVNELLTKKSLRNIIGRVLADTDFPTTVKFLDAMKDLGYTNAFKGGLSFSLGDIVVPVEKKKMIATSIETVDEIRANYNMGLITDTERYNQVIDVWTNTNAGLTEMIMGRMKTDQGGFNSVYMMLDSGARGSKEQIRQLSGMRGLMAKPQKAGSTGAEIIENPILANFKEGLSILEYFISTHGARKGLADTALKTADAGYLTRRLVDVAQDVIVTEDDCGTLRGTEVTALKKNDEIVEKISERILGRVSLHNIYDPESDELIAEADQVINEALAKRIEGAGLEFVEVRSPLTCETKKGICAKCYGRNLATGKMIHMGEAVGVIGAQSIGEPGTQLTLRTFHQGGVSTNVSENPSIVARRDGIVELDEVRTITSEDENGNTAEVVVSRTTEFRLVTDNELRTPMMIANVPYGSQLVVKPGDKVKKGDLIAKWDPYNAVIIAETAGKVEYEDIIQGISFQLEIDEQTGFEEKVISESRNKKAVPTLKVVDSKGVEQKGYNLPVGAHLMVNDGEKIKAGKVLIKIPRKSAKAGDITGGLPRVTELFEARNPSNPAVVTEIDGVVSYGKIKRGNRELIVEAKTGERKIYLVKLSNQILVQENDFVRAGSPLSDGSITPDDILRIKGPTAVQEYLVNEIQEVYRLQGVKIDDKHFEIIVRQMMTKVSIVDGGDTQFLEGALEHKFDFLEENNRVFGLKVVVEAGDSKEFKPGQMITARDLRDENSKLKREDQALVEVREALPATATPVLQGITRAALQTKSFMSAASFQETTKVLNEAAVAGKVDFLSGLKENVIVGHRIPAGTGLKEYQNVIVGSKKEFEDLN from the coding sequence ATGTCAAATAAAAATAAATCAAGTAGATTTAATAAAATAACCATCGGTTTAGCTTCACCGGAATCGATTCTTCAGGAATCAAGAGGGGAAGTTTTAAAACCGGAAACTATTAACTACAGAACGCACAAACCTGAAAGAGATGGGTTGTTCTGTGAAAAAATCTTCGGTCCGGTAAAGGATTACGAATGTGCTTGTGGTAAGTACAAGAGAATTCGTTACAAAGGGATCGTTTGTGACCGTTGTGGAGTAGAAGTTACAGAGAAAAAAGTACGTAGAGAAAGAATCGGACATATTGGTTTGGTTGTTCCTATTGCTCACATCTGGTACTTCCGTTCATTACCGAACAAGATCGGTTATCTTTTAGGAATTCCTTCTAAGAAATTAGATATGATCATCTACTACGAAAGATATGTAGTGATTCAGCAGGGTATTGCTAAAAAATTAGACGGTTCCGATTTCGATAACATGGAATTCCTGACAGAAGAAGAGTACCTGGATATCATGGAAACTCTTCCTGTAGAAAACCAGTATCTTGATGATTCTGATCCAAACAAATTCATCGCCAGAATGGGTGCTGAAGCTGTTGAAGATCTGTTAAAAAGAATCAACCTTGATGCATTGTCTTTCGATTTAAGACATAAAGCTCACAACGAAGGTTCTAAGCAAAGAAGAACTGAAGCTCTTAAAAGGTTGAACGTTGTAGAAGCACTAAGAGGTGCCAATACAAGAATGATCAACAGACCGGAGTGGATGATTATGCGTGTGCTTCCTGTTATACCACCAGAACTAAGACCATTGGTTCCATTGGATGGAGGACGTTTCGCAACTTCTGACTTAAATGACCTTTACAGAAGAGTTATTATCAGAAACAACCGTCTGAAAAGACTATTGGAGATCAAAGCTCCGGAAGTAATCTTGAGAAACGAGAAGCGTATGCTTCAGGAATCAGTAGATTCATTATTCGATAATACAAGAAAATCTTCTGCTGTAAAATCTGAATCAAACAGACCATTGAAATCACTTTCTGATTCATTGAAAGGTAAACAAGGTCGTTTCCGTCAGAACTTACTAGGGAAAAGGGTAGATTACTCTGCACGTTCCGTAATTGTTGTAGGTCCAAACTTGCAGCTTCACGAATGTGGTATTCCTAAAGATATGGCAGCAGAACTTTACAAACCGTTTATCATCAGAAAACTGATTGAAAGAGGGATTGTAAAAACTGTGAAATCTGCAAAGAGAATCATCGACAGAAAAGAGCCTGTAGTATATGATATCCTTGAAAACGTGATGAAAGGTCACCCTGTTCTATTGAACAGAGCACCTACCCTTCACAGACTGGGTATTCAGGCATTCCAGCCTAAGATGATCGAAGGTAAGGCAATTCAGCTTCACCCGTTGGTAACAACAGCATTCAACGCCGATTTCGATGGTGACCAGATGGCGGTACACTTACCGTTAGGACCAGAAGCGATCCTTGAAGCTCAGTTATTGATGCTAGGTTCTCAGAACATCTTGAACCCTGCAAACGGTTCTCCTATTACAGTACCTTCTCAGGACATGGTTCTTGGTCTTTATTTCATGACCAAAGAATTGAGCTCTACAGAAGATATGAAAGTAAAAGGAGAAGGTCTTGCATTCTATTCTCCTGAAGAAGCAGAAATTGCTTATGCTGAAGGAAGAGTTTCTTTAAATGCTAAGGTAAGATGTAGACTACCTGTTAAAGAAGACGGAGAAATAGTAACAAGATTGATCGAAACTTCTCTGGGAAGAATTTTGTTCAACCAAATTGTACCTAAACAATCAGGATACGTTAATGAACTTTTAACGAAGAAATCACTGAGAAATATCATTGGTAGAGTTTTAGCAGATACTGACTTCCCTACAACAGTGAAGTTCTTGGATGCAATGAAAGACTTAGGGTATACAAATGCATTCAAAGGAGGTCTTTCATTCTCACTTGGGGATATTGTAGTTCCTGTTGAGAAAAAGAAAATGATTGCTACCTCAATCGAAACCGTTGATGAAATTAGAGCCAACTATAACATGGGTCTTATTACAGATACAGAACGTTACAATCAGGTAATTGACGTTTGGACAAATACCAACGCCGGATTAACTGAAATGATTATGGGTAGAATGAAAACCGATCAAGGTGGATTCAACTCAGTATATATGATGCTTGATTCTGGGGCGAGGGGTTCTAAGGAACAGATCCGTCAGTTATCAGGGATGAGAGGTTTGATGGCAAAACCGCAGAAAGCTGGTTCTACCGGTGCGGAAATTATCGAAAACCCGATTCTTGCAAACTTTAAGGAAGGTCTTTCGATCCTTGAGTACTTTATCTCTACTCACGGTGCACGTAAAGGTCTTGCAGATACCGCTCTTAAAACAGCCGATGCTGGTTACCTGACAAGAAGACTGGTAGACGTTGCTCAGGACGTTATCGTTACTGAGGACGACTGTGGTACTCTAAGAGGTACTGAAGTAACTGCACTTAAGAAAAATGATGAGATCGTTGAAAAGATCTCTGAAAGAATCTTAGGTAGAGTTTCTCTTCATAATATCTATGATCCGGAATCAGATGAGTTAATCGCTGAAGCAGATCAGGTGATCAATGAAGCATTAGCGAAAAGAATTGAAGGAGCAGGATTAGAATTTGTTGAGGTTCGTTCTCCGCTTACTTGTGAAACCAAGAAAGGAATCTGTGCTAAGTGTTATGGTAGAAACCTGGCAACTGGTAAGATGATCCACATGGGTGAAGCAGTAGGGGTTATTGGAGCACAGTCAATTGGGGAACCAGGTACTCAGCTTACGTTGAGAACTTTCCACCAGGGGGGTGTATCCACGAACGTTTCAGAAAACCCATCTATTGTTGCAAGAAGAGATGGTATCGTAGAATTGGACGAAGTAAGAACAATTACTTCTGAAGACGAAAACGGTAATACTGCCGAGGTAGTAGTTTCTCGTACAACAGAATTCAGATTGGTTACCGATAATGAGCTGAGAACACCAATGATGATTGCTAACGTACCTTACGGTTCTCAGTTAGTCGTTAAGCCTGGTGATAAAGTGAAGAAAGGTGATCTTATTGCAAAATGGGATCCGTACAACGCGGTAATTATTGCTGAAACTGCTGGTAAAGTAGAATACGAGGATATTATCCAGGGTATTTCATTCCAGCTTGAAATTGATGAGCAAACAGGATTTGAAGAGAAAGTAATCTCTGAATCTAGAAATAAGAAAGCCGTACCTACCCTGAAGGTGGTAGATTCTAAAGGAGTTGAGCAGAAAGGTTACAACTTACCGGTAGGAGCCCACTTAATGGTAAACGATGGTGAAAAAATTAAGGCTGGTAAAGTCTTAATCAAAATCCCAAGAAAATCTGCAAAAGCAGGGGATATCACCGGAGGTCTTCCGAGAGTTACCGAACTATTCGAAGCAAGAAACCCTTCAAACCCAGCGGTGGTTACTGAAATCGACGGGGTAGTTTCTTACGGAAAAATTAAGAGAGGTAACAGAGAATTGATCGTTGAAGCAAAAACTGGTGAAAGAAAGATTTACTTAGTAAAACTTTCTAATCAGATCTTGGTTCAGGAGAATGACTTCGTAAGAGCTGGTTCGCCACTTTCTGACGGTTCAATCACTCCGGACGATATCTTAAGAATTAAAGGCCCAACTGCCGTTCAGGAATATTTAGTCAATGAAATTCAGGAAGTTTACCGTCTTCAGGGGGTAAAAATCGACGATAAGCACTTCGAAATCATCGTAAGACAGATGATGACAAAAGTATCTATCGTAGATGGAGGTGATACTCAGTTCCTTGAAGGTGCATTAGAGCATAAATTTGACTTCTTGGAAGAAAACAACAGAGTATTCGGTCTTAAAGTAGTTGTTGAAGCTGGTGATTCTAAAGAATTCAAGCCAGGTCAGATGATTACTGCAAGAGATTTAAGAGACGAAAACTCTAAATTGAAGCGTGAAGATCAGGCTTTAGTTGAAGTAAGAGAAGCTTTACCTGCTACAGCAACGCCTGTACTTCAGGGTATTACAAGAGCAGCTCTTCAGACTAAATCATTCATGTCTGCAGCATCATTCCAGGAAACTACTAAAGTTCTAAACGAAGCAGCAGTAGCTGGTAAAGTAGACTTCTTAAGTGGTCTTAAAGAAAATGTAATTGTAGGACACAGAATCCCTGCAGGTACAGGTCTTAAAGAATACCAGAATGTAATTGTAGGTTCTAAGAAAGAATTCGAAGACCTTAACTAA
- a CDS encoding Crp/Fnr family transcriptional regulator → MVTDQFILSKFGFLGESFLNELHANSVMANIKAKTEIIREGQKNKYVPFLLKGSIKVFSLNDGRELIYYYIKPNDSCLMTFSSIFTDYTSRIYAVAEEESEVMLIPVSVMHQWLIRFPEINRVFYYEYDKRFSDVMNMVNDAVFHRLDKRVLNYIKQQISATGNNPLKVTHREIANSLGTSREVVSRVLKKIENEGEIIQTKEGIKIPVNESLRPV, encoded by the coding sequence ATGGTAACTGATCAATTTATTCTTAGCAAATTTGGCTTTTTAGGCGAAAGTTTTTTAAATGAACTGCATGCAAATTCAGTTATGGCCAATATAAAGGCAAAAACTGAAATTATCAGGGAAGGGCAGAAAAATAAATATGTGCCTTTTCTGTTAAAAGGCTCCATCAAGGTTTTCTCTCTCAATGACGGCAGAGAACTTATTTATTACTATATAAAACCTAATGACAGCTGTCTGATGACTTTCTCATCTATTTTTACAGATTACACAAGCAGGATATACGCTGTTGCCGAAGAAGAATCCGAGGTTATGCTTATCCCTGTTTCCGTGATGCATCAATGGCTTATCCGGTTTCCGGAGATCAACAGGGTGTTTTACTATGAATATGACAAACGCTTTTCAGATGTTATGAATATGGTGAATGATGCAGTATTCCACAGGCTTGACAAAAGGGTACTGAACTATATCAAACAACAGATATCGGCTACAGGAAACAACCCGTTAAAAGTTACACACCGTGAAATAGCCAATAGCCTGGGGACGTCCAGAGAAGTAGTGAGCAGAGTCTTAAAAAAGATTGAAAATGAAGGTGAAATTATCCAGACCAAAGAAGGCATTAAAATCCCTGTAAATGAAAGCCTTAGACCCGTCTGA
- a CDS encoding DUF3467 domain-containing protein has translation MDNNQNPQDGNINIELNEMVAAGVYANLALVNHSPSEFVVDFIQLMPGVQQAKVRSRIILAPLHAKRVLSALQQNIANYEQQFGEIKEVEPFVLGGNNVQA, from the coding sequence ATGGACAACAATCAAAATCCACAAGACGGAAACATCAACATCGAATTGAACGAAATGGTAGCTGCTGGAGTTTATGCTAACCTAGCATTGGTAAACCACTCTCCATCTGAGTTCGTAGTAGATTTCATCCAGTTAATGCCGGGGGTACAGCAAGCTAAAGTAAGATCAAGAATCATTCTTGCTCCACTTCATGCTAAAAGAGTATTATCTGCTCTTCAACAGAACATTGCTAACTATGAGCAGCAATTCGGAGAAATCAAAGAAGTTGAGCCTTTCGTATTAGGAGGAAACAACGTACAAGCATAA